Proteins co-encoded in one Syntrophorhabdales bacterium genomic window:
- a CDS encoding polysaccharide biosynthesis/export family protein: MRAALVLLIVLLFAATCTPTWVENPAAREPIDKQARAYPAQEYKIQYGDLLDIKFLYNPELNENLPVRPDGRITLQLVGDLMVVDMTPTQLAEALKTRYAAELRKPEVTVIVRQFAAQKVFVDGEVARPGLVQLVGPMTVTQALALAGGFTYDARKNEVVVIRQNPAGKPLVTVVNVVDVQRGIDMTNDINLMPYDMVYVPKSPIGEVDKWVDQYIRRLLPFPIPSPIPTPTTTTSSWF; the protein is encoded by the coding sequence ATGAGAGCAGCGCTGGTCCTTTTGATCGTGTTGTTGTTTGCAGCAACCTGCACGCCCACCTGGGTGGAAAACCCTGCAGCAAGAGAGCCCATTGACAAGCAGGCCCGCGCCTATCCGGCTCAGGAGTATAAGATCCAGTATGGTGACCTGCTGGATATCAAATTCCTCTACAACCCTGAGCTGAATGAGAACCTTCCCGTCAGGCCGGACGGAAGGATAACGCTGCAGCTGGTCGGTGACCTCATGGTGGTGGATATGACCCCCACGCAACTGGCTGAGGCGCTTAAGACCCGTTACGCGGCTGAGCTGAGAAAACCGGAAGTCACGGTCATTGTCCGCCAGTTCGCCGCGCAGAAAGTTTTTGTAGACGGAGAAGTGGCGAGGCCAGGACTGGTCCAGCTCGTCGGTCCTATGACTGTAACACAGGCCCTAGCCTTGGCCGGGGGCTTCACCTACGACGCGCGAAAGAATGAAGTAGTGGTGATCCGGCAGAATCCAGCGGGTAAGCCGTTGGTGACCGTGGTCAACGTGGTGGATGTTCAGCGGGGTATAGATATGACGAATGACATCAATCTGATGCCCTACGATATGGTCTATGTGCCGAAATCACCGATAGGAGAAGTGGACAAATGGGTTGACCAGTACATCCGCCGGCTGTTGCCTTTCCCGATTCCGTCTCCCATACCCACTCCGACGACAACAACCAGCAGTTGGTTCTAG